GTACTCATTGCCCCATCAGCCGTTTTTATAAACCCAGTGAGTTTCTACTTCTCTTAAAACAAACACAGTTTAGTGGTCAATACAAAGGGGCATCTGTTTCTCTTTGGATGGAAATGAATAGATTATCAAAAAGATTTGCAGCGATTGCAGATAGGCGACTACCAAAGGAGAGTAGGGAATTTTTATACAGGTTGAACTTTGATAAGCGTGGAGTTCCATTATACGACGGTTTTTCAGCTGGTATTGGTGGATGTTACGAAGCAAGACCTGAATGAAAAAACGCATTGTTACAATTGTCGGTGCCCGTCCACAGTTCATCAAGGCCGCACCACTATCAAAAGCTTTGAAAGAGCATCCTGAAATTGAAGAAATTCTTGTACACACAGGACAGCATTTTGATGCAAACATGTCAGACATTTTCTTTAGTGAACTGCATATTCCAAAGCCAAAATATTCATTAAATATCAATGACGCACCCCATGGACAAATGACAGGACATATGCTTGGATCCATTGAAGAGTTACTTACCCAAGAGCCTACAGATGCTGTTGTAGTCTACGGCGATACGAACTCAACACTAGCAGGATCTTTGGCTGCATCTAAATTACAGATACCCGTGATACATATAGAAGCAGGGCTTAGATCATACAACAGGAAAATGCCGGAAGAAACAAACCGTGTCCTTACAGATCATGTAAGTAGCTTATTGCTTTGCCCGACAAAAACCGCAGTTAGTAATTTACAAAAAGAAGGCATCACAGGTGGCTCTCACCACGTTGGCGACATTATGTATGATGCCACCCTGCATGCTATTGAACGAATTCAGACAGATAACAACCTAAATCAGAAATTTCAGGATTTAGAAGATAAGTTTGCCCTGATGACCGTG
This window of the Pseudomonadota bacterium genome carries:
- the wecB gene encoding UDP-N-acetylglucosamine 2-epimerase (non-hydrolyzing): MKKRIVTIVGARPQFIKAAPLSKALKEHPEIEEILVHTGQHFDANMSDIFFSELHIPKPKYSLNINDAPHGQMTGHMLGSIEELLTQEPTDAVVVYGDTNSTLAGSLAASKLQIPVIHIEAGLRSYNRKMPEETNRVLTDHVSSLLLCPTKTAVSNLQKEGITGGSHHVGDIMYDATLHAIERIQTDNNLNQKFQDLEDKFALMTVHRAESTDSFDTFEKIIQFAKKFATDHALKIIFPVHPRTKTLVNQLPKNIKEKFILLDPLSYLDTQFLLSKAEYVLTDSGGLQKEAYFHRVPCITLRSETEWVETIESGWNRLWTTEYYHQRTDIKDFGDGQSAKKMAEIIVDFLQT
- a CDS encoding methyltransferase domain-containing protein, whose amino-acid sequence is LIHSSGVLHHTENPMKILKEFRRIIKPDGTIQIMVYNYESIWVHLYVAYELMLNDGSLKNRALRRLGIKKYPKNLADAFRSSTDGTHCPISRFYKPSEFLLLLKQTQFSGQYKGASVSLWMEMNRLSKRFAAIADRRLPKESREFLYRLNFDKRGVPLYDGFSAGIGGCYEARPE